In the Maribacter sp. MJ134 genome, one interval contains:
- a CDS encoding ZIP family metal transporter codes for MIYLLPVLGVLLSFILVLILKPKNKEHFKLLLAFSGTFLLALTIFELLPEVYDNSDTKTIGVFIMLGILLQIFLEFFSKGAEHGHVHLSSQSEVFPWLLFLSLSLHSLLEGVPVLTNETMVYAILIHKIPIALILSLFLLGSKLKTFYAGLFIVIFAFMTPLGTFLADNIALIEDYSVYLNAMAIGVFFHISTVILFESSEGHKFNLRKLLVIILGIVIAYFL; via the coding sequence ATGATATATCTATTACCCGTACTTGGAGTTCTTCTCAGTTTTATTTTAGTCCTAATACTAAAGCCCAAGAATAAGGAGCATTTTAAACTGTTACTCGCATTTAGCGGTACATTTCTATTGGCACTTACCATTTTTGAGCTGCTACCAGAAGTTTATGATAACTCAGATACCAAAACAATTGGGGTGTTTATAATGCTCGGTATCCTACTACAGATTTTTTTGGAATTCTTTTCCAAGGGTGCGGAACACGGCCATGTTCACCTATCGAGTCAGAGTGAAGTGTTCCCTTGGCTCCTGTTCCTAAGTCTTTCGCTACATTCGCTTTTAGAAGGTGTCCCCGTCTTGACAAATGAAACAATGGTATACGCTATTTTAATTCATAAAATACCCATTGCTCTTATACTTAGTCTGTTCCTTTTGGGCTCTAAACTTAAGACCTTTTATGCCGGTTTATTTATAGTAATCTTTGCCTTCATGACTCCCTTAGGAACATTTTTAGCTGATAATATAGCTCTCATTGAGGACTATTCCGTTTATTTGAATGCCATGGCAATCGGCGTGTTTTTTCATATCTCTACCGTAATATTGTTTGAAAGTTCTGAAGGACATAAGTTTAACCTTAGGAAATTATTGGTAATCATATTAGGAATAGTGATTGCATATTTTTTGTAA
- a CDS encoding DUF4268 domain-containing protein: protein MFSKEESRKLREAFWIAFGKSYPRKWILYKTGKKGLDFKFHFNLKSAMVSLDVTGNLEQRIEIWEKLNSLKSILLADYLPTAIFEDCYLLENQKEISRIYVERQNVSIHNKNTWQETMIFLQDTMISFEDFFLTYEDILK from the coding sequence ATGTTCAGTAAAGAAGAATCTAGAAAACTAAGAGAAGCGTTTTGGATAGCCTTTGGAAAATCCTATCCTAGAAAATGGATTCTTTATAAAACGGGTAAGAAGGGTTTGGATTTTAAATTTCATTTCAATTTAAAAAGCGCTATGGTCTCGCTAGATGTTACTGGTAATTTAGAACAACGCATTGAAATATGGGAAAAACTAAATTCATTGAAAAGTATACTCCTAGCGGACTACCTGCCCACCGCCATTTTCGAAGATTGTTACCTTTTAGAAAACCAAAAGGAAATTTCTCGTATCTATGTAGAACGACAAAATGTTTCTATTCATAATAAAAACACCTGGCAGGAAACCATGATTTTTCTTCAAGATACCATGATTAGCTTCGAAGACTTCTTTTTAACCTACGAAGACATACTAAAATAA
- the trhA gene encoding PAQR family membrane homeostasis protein TrhA yields the protein MTKPTVIQKEERLNTISHVIGALFGVMGFYLLLNKNSHKTDYATFSIIVYSFTFILMFTASSLYHQVSFARFRNRLRILDHICIYLLIAGTYTPVALITLINGNGWDIFVYVWSIAAIGALLKLFFTGKYEFFSLLLYLAMGWLIVLDFQNLLEYTEKFGIRLLFMGGGFYTAGIIFYAIDKIPYNHFIWHLFVLAGAVSHWFFIFLDVI from the coding sequence ATGACTAAACCTACTGTTATTCAAAAAGAAGAAAGACTCAATACAATTTCTCATGTGATAGGTGCTTTGTTCGGGGTAATGGGATTTTATCTTTTATTAAATAAAAATTCTCATAAAACTGACTATGCAACTTTTAGCATTATAGTATATAGTTTCACTTTCATACTTATGTTTACGGCTTCCTCTCTTTATCATCAGGTTTCTTTTGCTCGTTTCAGAAACAGGCTGAGAATTCTGGACCATATCTGCATCTATCTTTTAATAGCAGGCACTTATACCCCTGTTGCTTTGATTACTTTGATTAACGGAAATGGTTGGGATATTTTTGTTTACGTCTGGTCCATTGCGGCTATTGGTGCCTTATTGAAATTATTCTTTACTGGAAAATATGAGTTTTTTTCATTACTCCTCTATTTGGCTATGGGTTGGTTAATTGTTTTGGACTTTCAAAATCTCTTAGAATATACCGAAAAATTTGGAATTAGGCTATTATTTATGGGAGGTGGATTCTATACTGCTGGAATTATTTTTTACGCTATAGATAAGATACCTTACAATCACTTTATTTGGCACTTATTTGTCCTTGCTGGAGCTGTAAGTCACTGGTTTTTTATATTCTTAGATGTGATATAG